In Drechmeria coniospora strain ARSEF 6962 chromosome 03, whole genome shotgun sequence, the DNA window ACAGCGCCAGGCCGCCGAAAGGGAGCTTTCCTCACGCAAGCGCCAGCTCGACACCGAGCAGGATGATGAGTGGGACGCCGAGTTCTTGCTCGACACCGCCGAGGACCTGCAGCCCCGACCGAAGAAGCCAAGGGCCTTGACGTCCGGCCTTCCTCCGATCCCCCGATACGCGGCCCCCTCCTTTGACAATTTCGAGGAGGCCACCCGCCGAGGATCGAAGCGTGTCTACCTCGACATGTCGGATCCCTACCTCCTGCTCGAGACCGACATGCCGCAGGCGGTCCAGCGCGCTCGAAACGACGCGAACCCCAAGAGGCCGGCCTCGGGAAaggccggccgcggccgagaccTGTCGCAGCGCTTCAACCACTCCAACGACGACGCCTACGAGCTTCTCAAGGAGAACCATCAGAGCAAGGTTCGGGCCACGCTCGGCAACATTTCGGTCGAGCACAGCATGCCCGCCATCAAGCTCACCTGGCCCTACTATAAGGTCAAGCTCACagggacgacggacgagtaTCACCGCCCTCGCTTCCGCTACAAGAAGTTTGCCGGCCATGCCATCAAGTTCGACAAGCCCCTTCACCACAAGCGGAAGCAGATGAAGGGCAAGGCCCACGAAGTCTTCGTCAAGTCGAAGGATCTCACCCTCGGCGACAACTCCACCGCCGTGCTCTTCGAGTACTGCGAACCCCGGCCGAGGGTCCTCAACAACTTCGGCATGGGGAGCAAGCTGATCAACTACTACCGCCGAAAGGAAAacagcgaggaggagcagctgcCGAAGCAGGACTTGGGCGAGTACCGCATGCTGCTGCCCGAAGATCGTTCCCCCTTTTCCCTcttcggcaccgtcgccccGGGCGAAACCGTCCCCACCCTGCACAACGAGATGTACCGAGCGCCCGTGTTCAAGCACAGCCCGCGCGCGTCCGACTTTCTCGTCGTCCGCAACACGACGGGCATTGAGGGGTCGCGCTGGTACCTTCACAAGATTGACCACCttcacgtcgtcggccagtCCTTCCCGTCGGTCGAGGTGCCGGGGCCCCACAGCAGAAAGGTCACCAACGCGTCCAAGAACCGCATGAAGATGCTCGCCTTCCGCATGATCCGCCACAGCAAGACGGACAACTGCCAGCTCTCGGACATGACCAAGCACATCGCCGACTCGACCGACACGCAGAATCGCCAGAAGCTGAAGGAGTTTCTCCAGTACGACAGGGACAGTGGCGAGAAGGGCATGTGGCGCTTGCGGCCCACCGAGGTGCTGCCGGACGAGAACGCGATCCGGGCGATGATCAAGCCGGAGGAGGTCAgcctgctcgacgccatgcagctcggcatcaaggagctcgaggatgccggtTACGACCCTCGGAACGCGACCATCGAGGACGaccaggcggcgacggagaacgtcgacggcgccgacgaggaggacgtggaggacgacggcagcaagatcaccaaggcggccaagaaggcgcAGGAGAAGCAGGAGGAGACGCTCGCCGACAAGATGGCACCGTGGAAGACGACCAAGGCCTTCATCGACGCCTGCGCCCAGAAGGCCATGCTGCAGCTgcacggcgagggcgacccCACCGGCCACGGTCTCGGCTTCAGCTTTATCCGGACCTCGATGAAGGGCGGATACATCGAGGCCGTCCAGGGCCCGCtcgcgacgtcggccgacgccatggaACGGGAGAAGCGCGCGAACGGCGGGCACGCCTACAACGTCAAGAAGCAGCAAGCCATgtacgaggacggcatcAAGGAGATTTGGGAGAAGCAAAAGTCGACGCTGTCGGACAAGCAGGagcacgacgacaaggacgtcgccgcgaccgaggacgaggacgaccgATTCAACCACGTTCCCGCCACGCCGGCGCACTTTGACGAGGGCGTGAGCCAGGTCAGCGggttgacgacgtcgacgagcaggcacCAGAAGCGCACGATACGCATCCTGAGGGAGGTGCGGATGCCCGACGGCACGACGCAGAGCCGCATCGAGGTCGTGCACGATCCCGTCGTCATTTCCCAGTACATGAAGCGGCGGACGGAAGCCGATCTGGAACTACGAGAGTACGTCGAGAAATCCCTTCGCTGCCCCACGAGCCGGCGGCCTGCGCCCCGGATCTGGAGTCGattgccgccctcgacccGAACGCTGCACAAGTGGGCATGCCTCGCGAGGACGTACCTCGGGCCGGCCGTTGAGCCGGGCTGGACGGCCCCGGGATCCGTCGCGGACGTGGTTGGCCTTGAGTTGAGGGCGCCTGCTTACGTCTATCTCTCCACAGCATCTACAGCTCCCGGCCTACGGGCAATGCCGACCATGACCGTCTTGCAAACCTTAGGTaccacccccccctcccagATCCGACCTTGCCTGCGCGTGGCCGctgacgagacggcggcggcagaatCAAGAAGGAGCTCGAGCGACTCGAGAAGAACAaggctcgacggcaagcccgAGAGCAGCAGAAGGAGCTTCACCACAAAGCAAACATGGGCGACGCGGGATCCCCCGGCGGCCTGGGAGCCGATAAGATTCCCACCGGGACGACGCGGAAGTGCGCCAACTGCGGACAGGTTGGACACATCAAGACGAACAAGAAGTATAACCCCCCccgaaccccccccctctcgcGTACCCTTCGATTGGTGGTGTGTACCGGggcccgaggaggagcgcggccgaaggaggcgaggaagcaGGAAGAACGTGAGCCGTCTCGACAAGCTGTTGGGGAAGGCCGAGGCGCAgaggctcgtcgaggcgaagAAGCGAATGGCGCGCGAGCTGGCAAccgagaaggcggcggcgaaagCCCAAGCCCGACGAGAACGGCCAGaacgagagcggcggcgtggTGGGCAAGGAGTGGAGCGGACAAGGCAGGGAGAGGCAGAGGAAGGAAGAGAGTGCGCGGCGAgagaggcggaggaggctcGAGGAGCCGGAGCAGAGAGCACCGGAACGATGGCAAGCGCGTCGCTCGGCTGAGGTGGAAAGGAGAGCGGGtggaagcggaagcggccAAGACTGGGCTCAACCGCGGGCGCCTTTGGCAATGATGTGCACACCATCACGACACCCTCCCTGCCTTTCTTTTTCTTTCTGGTTTCTCCCCCACGTCACGTTGCACGTCTTTCTCGGAGACTCTGGCTAACCTCTGGTTTCAAGACTGTGTCCTCTGCTGAACGGCACGATGAAGGCAGATAACGGGGCTTTGGAGCACGGCGGCTTTGGTAACTACAACGCGCCGGCTGGCACCGCGACGTCGCCGAACGCTTAGAGCTTTCGGGCAGGTTTGGACGGGCAAGGGAGACGGACGGGCTCTGCGTCGCGGACGAATGGTCTGGAGGACTTGTCGAACCGGCCCGATCGAGATGGCATGAAATGCATGCGACGAAACGGTGAGGCACATGGACGTGACAGAATTGGAGGATGGGGCACAAGATTGGATGGTTCCGAAATTGACGGTTCCTGGAAATGGGCCGACACCATATACCCTGAATTACGATTGGTACGCTTGCTGCTCTCGCTGCCCTCCCAGGCCGATGCCTCCTTGGTCCTTTGGTGGTTATTATTGTGGTGCCGGAGTGAAGGACTCGCATTCCTCGGCCGTCCGATCCTCCTTGTGGGTAGGCTGACATTCCTGACGAAGGGATCCCACGAGTAAGTACCTTGGATGGGACGGCCAAGGTCGCGGGCTAGAACGAAATCGACACTGCCGGCATCAGCTCCGGGGGTGGGGGGTTCCCGGGACGAGGTCGTATGAATGCATGGCAAGGTAGCATCGTGGGTTTTTCGCATGATTGGACGGCTGGCTCTGGTGGCGGGCTGAGACATTCTCTGGTGTTTGTCGAAGCCGAGGAGCACCAAGTTGTTGGCAGAAACACGAGGCTGTCGATATGGACCTGAAATCGACGAAGCATTCATGTTCGGGATTCATTCGCCATTGCGACTCCGTAGGGGATTCTAGATCCACCATGGGTTGGCACTGTCCACCGCGTATCCGGATCGTCAGGAGGAATGGACGGTATGCTCGGGGAAGACTATTGATTCATCGACGCCGCAGCATGGCATGAATATGGCCAAGCGTGTCAAAGATGGCAAAGACTGCCGTGCGAACTGTCAAAGTTTGGAAGATTGCGTTCACGATGAGCCTGTTCTGGCCTGTTGATGTGTATGGCCTCGCATCGTTGCATGGAGGTGTTGTACGTACAGCACGGATCGGATACTGTACAATACATGTAGATAAGTACCGAATGCACCTGGACTTGCAGTTGGATGCCGGGGTATCTGCCTGGTGCACAGTCCATAGTACTTTTGGTCATGATCTCTTCGTGGTACGAGGTATCATGGAACgcatacatgcacacctgcatACACGTCGGGGGGAGTGTGTATgcacgcacatgcacagGGTGCGATGTTGTAGCGATTGGATCAGCACAGTATgagaacatgtacttgcagtacttactcgcacGACCAAGaccatgtacaggtacctgcacAACGGTGGGGAGGGACGTTTCGTTGGTGGGTGTTGGAGGTTGCCTCGTTATTTTTAGAAGCCGTTTCGGTGGTGGATCGGACACCTGGCGCCAATCGGTTGCATCTGCGAAGGTGCAGGGACGTACCGGTGCAGGGCCAGTAACacttgtaagtacctgtagccttcagcacagtacatgcacttccGCACTATACATAGCACACGCAGCGtgacaagtacggagcacggcaAGTACCTATACCTGCCACTACGGTAAGCGTACACCAAACAACAAGCACACTGCCACTACCTTGGCGGAGATGCCTGCCCTACACCTTTGTACATGCGCGTATTGGAGGGGATCTATCCGTATTGCCGTCCTGTTTACCAGTCTCATCAGAAGGTGCTCATATATACGaggagcgtcgacggcttgTCATGGCTCGCCACCGTTGTTCTTCcctggccgtcgactcgCGGAGCAGGGATGGAATGACAAACCTCTCCAGCCGTTGCCTCCGGCTCGTGGCGCTCGAgcgctgtacaagtacgtgaaCACAAAATATGCATACATGCACCACCTAGGTGTGTACTTGTCGGTATGTGCAGGCACCATGAGCATGTAAAAGCgcgtagtactccgtactccgtactccgtacactggGTGCAAGGATGGCCGATTGTAATACCTGGAAATGGGGTCGAGACAATCAGGGGCTTGCGCCTGCAACTGGCGCCGGGCCGGCATCCCAGCCGCCAGCAGTGACGAAAGGAGGACTCGGGCAGTGCATGCTTGGATGAGAGAAAGTGTAAGCGATGGATGCGATGTGCGAGGtggcgagaggagaggaggagcacGGGCGCTTGCCGCGTCGCATCCACAGAGCCAGCAGGGCGTCTGCGGTGACGTCGAACGGATGCTCAACGGCTGAGCGCTTGCCGCGTTGCATGCCAAGGTCCATCAGGGCGTCTGCGGTGACGTCGAGCGCATGTCCACGGCTGAGCGCTTGCCGCGTTGCTTCCGCGGACTCGACAGGGCGTCTGTGGTGCCATCGAGTGGGTGTCAAAGGGGTCACCTTGCGTGATACGGGTTAcgcatacggagtacagtatactcGCATACTCGGACAGGGTACTGTTACAAGTCGCATGTACGgtgtatgtaagtaagtagcaagtatgcatgcatgcgcaaGTAAGCGTAGGCGACTGCAAGTAACGATAACAGCacgtgtacacgtacatacCCGTTACATGCATACATGTAGGCATGCTTACGGCATCGCATCTACCTGCATGCACCCGCCGTTGTTGCCACGTGGGTGACCAACTCCGAAGACAGCCAAGGTGGCAGGCGAACGATGGCAAGATTGTCAGCGTTGCGGCCCCCGTCGTGCGTCACGGAAAGGGGAAGAAAGGCAGAGAACGGGGCAGAGAGAGTGGGTGGGGAGCAAAGTGATGAAAGTAAGTATGCGCTCGTGAGGCATGCTGCGCCAGATTGTCCAGGCGCCGACGCACAGAAGCCGAGATGTCATTCCAGGCGCCAGACACGGACCAGGAGAAACAAAAAAACGAGTGGTTAACCGGCTCGCCGGTTGGGCGGACAAGTATCTACGATTCGCTGCGTCcatgcccccccccttctctcCCTCGGCGCCCCCGGCGCCCCCGGCGCCCCCGGCGCCCCCGGCGCCCCCGTCGTTTCTTTTTTTGTCCTTGGGTCTAGCCGGGAGGCAGGGGCAGCGGCATGGATGAATAGGATGACTGTGCACCGCAAGAGCAGGTGCAAGTGTATCATCTGTTGATGTGATGACGCGAGGCAGAAGGAGACGCGGACAGGCAGGTAACAAACAGTCCagatgcacaagtacgagaGCATGCACAGTGGCCATTGCTGCAAGTGTAGGCACCGGCAGACAGTCGGTCGTTGGATAAGGGGATGCAACTCGACTCGGAGGAAACGCAAGGATGGCCGGATCAACTCTGTCTTGTTGGGACATCTCGTGCGCGGTCCTATTTCTGCCACCGATGCCAAGTCGAAGCCGGTGTCTAACACACAGTGTGGGGCGTCAGAAAGAAGCACTTGAAGCTAGTGGAGGTCAGGCGCGAGGCTGCCAGATTGTCAAGACTCTCGTAGGCGTTTtctgcagtacatgtacagtacctagtagtcaCCTGTACGGATACTGTATAGGGTTAGCCTGTatgagtattattacttgtactcagtactccgtacagtacgtgaacacctacagtacagtaggtgtccAGAGCGGAAGTGatagcaagtacttgccttgTGCCTACAAGCGCCTTGTGGGTGTACtaatagtacggagtacgacgGCCCTGTTTCATCATAatcatacttgtacttactccgtacagcactccgtaattaggtacggagtacatacaggtacatgtacaagtactttgttAGCGTGTTCGTAGTGCACAGGTACTTTTACTTGCTCCATCACCTTCGGTggaatacaagtactccgtactttcgCATCTCTggtaatattattagtactcCGAAaggagtgcagagtacgagCATTATTATACGgaatacttacagtacttacatgtacttatactagtacttgcagaggCTGAGTACGccgcactccgcactccTGCTGGCATTTCTCTgcattgcaagtactgtattaattaTTAACACTGTTCGCCTACTGTAAGGAGCACttcgtacttacagtacaactaattgTGAATGTACAGACATGTTTCGCATGCAAAGTGTTCACCATCCTTCCCCGTACGCCTGATCAAGACTACAAGTGCATACATGTAGTGTGCGCAACAACACCTGCGTCGCGCATACCGTGTTTGATGGCCAGCTCGCACGCATGGGTGGGAGGATTCCCGCACAATGAACCGGCTGCCCGCCGACAACGGCACGCACGCGTTCAGGTACGTGAGGTGAGGCCTTGTGCCGTTCCGACTGaccagcctcgtcggccttgcacatgtacttgtatgcaagtacggtgtGCGCCTCCATCCTACGAACTTGCCCACCGGCTGGCCGTAGTACCACGAATGCCGGCTCCTTTCCGGCTTGTGGAGGCTGAGCCAGCCTGTCGTGGTTCCAGCCTGTGGGCAGCCTGTGGGCAGCCTGTGGGCAGCCTGCGGGCGGCCTTGTTAGGCGGGAGCTGGAAGAGGCAAGGGCGGCCACGGTGGCTTGTCGGTGGCATCGCCAAAATGGAATGGGAGATGGGCAAATTTCGGCATGACTTGGCAACCCGTGGGCCAGTGGGCAAGGGACAAAAGTCGAACGCTTCGTTGTGTGCTGTTTGTATACAGCAAAGtgctgcaagcaagtacttacctgctTGCTGTGCTGTCCTGGTACACTTCTCGTACCATGCACCTGgacgtgcatgcaagtacttgagcacTTGCAAATAATTCCGGCATCAGATACAgatacgtacagtactgtaacactatttactgtactccgtattccttGTACAGTGCGAccaaatacggagtactaggacgagtacttgtaggtacaggacggagtactatttgtacactacggagtaccggtACGCGCATGCTTGAACTCGAGTAAGTTGTAACTTGTCCCAAAGGAAATGTGCCGCAGTAtgtgagtactccgtattatcTGTAATCCTTATAGGTGCACGaattactcgtactcgtatcGTATCCGTGAATAAGCACAATTAAGTGGATAGCAGTACTGGTACAGTAgatactccgtgctccgtacttgcgacAGAGCCGCacatagttgtactgtacaactaagtaatgtacatgcaagttctccgtacggaataaGTACTTGTCGTGCTCCTTGTCATTAATACCCTTCCGGGTGGGGGTACGTAGCCACCATTCGGGAAAGGGAGCTGGCACGGTGTGTTTTATTTTGGCCGAGCAGTGACCACGCCCCGCCGAGGATCCATCGTACGAGCGAGTCCCTGGCGCGCGAGGGACGCTCAAGCCACTGTCAGCGGGACGGCGGACGGTCAACTAACTTCTAGCACCCGCAGCGGGTCTCACAGGGCAAGGACACTGGTGCCGTGGGGAAGCGCTtgcacaaccaagtacggagcacagtacttacttgcatgtactccatagAGTACGACAAGCGCAAGCATTTCGGAGTGCCAAGTGCACCAGCGCTTTACTGCGCAACTACTCAAGAACGCCTgacacgtacagtactttcgCCTGCTATGCATGCACAGCAAGCGTgcgagtacagcaagtaccgaTTCTTGCAGATTCAGGCCCAGCGTGCTGGGCACTTGTCATTGTGTTCCTGCTTCATGATTCATCCGCGCGCCTGCTTCGCTCTGTCCGCGTAATTCACTCGACTCGCCCGCCCGCACATCTGTCGCGAGAGTAGTCGTGCGTACCTGCATTACCCGATACATGATATCGGCCGGTTGTCTTCCTCCCTCTTTCCGAACGACGAGTAGCCTACTCCGTTCCTGTGCTAGGAACAATGTACTTTGAGAGGACATTCGCTGCATGAGCTGTACATTATGGATAGGTAATAATATCAATCTCATGTAccacgtactccgtacaggtaagtactgttgGTAATTATctctactgtacggagtattgacAGGAAGACTTGGGTCCTGATAAGCGGTACTCCGTCTttgtaagtattactccatacggGGTACTTCGTACCTCTAGTCCCTCGAGTGGATTACCGCCCCCCGAGAGCATGTTccaaagtaagtacgtgtactccgcacttgcaagtacgtacctgaACGAGTTCGTACTGCTGACTGGTTGGTACACTTGACCCATGAGCATAGGAAAGGGCGTCAATCAACCCACCACTCACCTCGTGTCTGCCTATCTATATACTGTAACGGAAGAAAGGACAAAAAAGCCCGATAGAGGATGAATTCTCGTAATGTTCAAGTAAGTGCAGGAGTTAGCGTAGCTGGAATGAAGAGTATGTGTAAAAAGCAGAGGCGTGCGactacatgtgcacctatAGAGTACGTAAAACGTGAGTAAgaatacatgtacctgcatggCGTATCAGAAGCGGTTAGCGCATGTAAATATTCGTACCCTGCTAAAagtcgccctcgccccctAGCACctggaacaagtactgtacggagcgcCCCGTAAGGAGCGCCCAGTACTAGTAAGGAGTGCTGCGCTTGCAGTACTTTGTGGTTGTACTTAGTCTATTGCTGGTATTACTTTGGTACCTAAgtggtactgtaggtacctagcatgtacatgtactggtgaGGACGCCTGGTACCCTGTGCTCCTGGCACCCCGCGCTGCCGTTGAGACGCCGAGTAGGCTGCCCTTGCCCCTAGCCCAGgtgtacctacatgtacaagcaagcaagtacttgcatgtacagtattttcACACCATCCATGAGCTGTGAGaaggcacatgtacttaagtactgtactgtacaactaccgtACAATACCGCACTCCTGCTAGTGCGTCTATAAGCGTCTATGATCAGTGTGCCGCAGGACCAAGGGATTCTTCCTCTGTCTTTCTGTCGCTTTTCCAGCGCCACTAGCCCACTCTTGACTAACGGCTGGCCCTCCATCCCATCCAAACCCCGTCCAACCCATCCATGCACCCATCCATGCATTCATGCATAATTCATCCATCTCTTTGCAATCCCATCCCTGGTCGCTCATCTCGAACACGGCGCCGATTTCTTCGCCAACGAACCAACCACCGGTCGACCAGCCAGTCTTGCATGAGAACCCACCCGTCCGGCCCTCTGCTCCTCCACCCGTTCTCTCTCTCGCTCCCGTCCTCCCCTAAGACCACCCTTTCTTCTCGTTCTCTTCCAAactccccctcccctcccctcccctcccctccccttcgaAACGGGACGTGATCCTTGGGCCTATTATTAGAAGCTCCAGCCCAACCTCAGATCCCAGCCCCGTCGCGCGCGACGAAAGCATCGACTTCCAACGTCCAACCTGGCCCGGACGAGAAAACGAACAAACGGACAAGCCAgactcgacctcgccgcgctCGCCTCTACTCCCCCGTCCTCTCGCACgctcgtgccgtcggcgcgctGGGTTCGGCACCCGTCGGTCCCGACTCCTTACCGCGAGCAGGTGCGTGCAAGCCTCGAGCCCGTGAGCCAGAACGCTgcgagcgccgtcgtccgaTTCTCGACTTGAAGGCGGCCTCGAACcagggacgacgacgacaaacgAGCACactctgccgccgccgcccaatcCTTTGCTCGCTCGCCATTCCTACTGTCGCACAGACCACTCTTGCCCATCGTATCGactgacggcggccgagcctTTCGAATTCCTTGGCACCCGACGGTACATTGTCGCCTCATCCCTCGTCCGAACCGACAATAGAGACTCCTGGACGGCGCAACTCCGCAGCTGATTCGGTGCCCGCACGGCAAGCGAATGTGCTTGGTTGCGTACCGGACCCTCCGTCTCTCGCCTCGACGTTGAACCCCATCCTACCTCCTTCTCCCGATCCGACGCCAGCCCACCGACGACCATGGGCCGCAGGAAAATCGAGatcaaggccatcaaggaTGACCGAAACCGCTCAGTGTACGTGAATGAGCGAATGCCCGCCACCTCCGCTGGCGCGACTGACCGCTGACCCCGTCGCCAGCACCTTCCTCAAGCGCAAGGGCGGTCTGTTCAAAAAGGCCCACGAGCTCTCCGTCCTCTGTTCAGTCGATGTCGCCGTCTTCATCTTCGGCAACAACAAGAAGCTGTACGAATACTCGTCGTCCGACATGCAGACCCTCATCGCGAGGCACCAAGCCGTCCGTCCTCCGAACCGTCCTCCCCTTCCGTCGAGCACGCTCGCTAACCCGCAGCAGCATGGCGGTACAAACGAGCACAAGGGTCCTTCGGACTTCAACGGCGGAaacgacgaagaagacgacgacgaagccgacgtgACTCCTCCccgtgccgtcgatgccccGGCCGAAGCCCAGATGATGCCGCCCCAATTTcacggccagcagcagccctTCTCCCAGATTCTCCGCCACcacacgccgtcggcatcgccccccgtcggcaacggcggcccCTTCCAAGGCCACCCAGGCCACCCCGGCCACCCCGGCCACCACGGTCATCGAGCTTCCTTGCCGCAGCAGTCGTTGATACCCCGTCCCGACTCGAGGAACGACAGCCGGCGGATGCCTCCCAACGTCGCTCCCCAACCCATCGCCCAGGCGGCCCACGGTCCGCATCACGGCATCACCTACATGCCCACTCCGCCCCTATACAACCCCGCGACCAGTCAGCCTGGCCTGCCGCCTcagcacggcggcggccacttCGCGTACCCTCCCCATCAGCAGCACTCGTACATCGAGGATCGACAGGTGTCGGCGCCTCCGACGTACACGACGCAGCCTCCGCACGCCGGAAGCCTGCCGGCACGTTCGGAGTCGGCGCAGGTCCAGCCTCAGCAGCACCTTCCGCACCATTCCGTCGCCCGcatctcgccgcctccgccccaTCCCGGACCCGACCGCCGACCGCAAGATGCCCTACCGCCGCTTCCCATGGAGCCCAAGACCGACGTGCCGGAGCGGCCGCACCCGCCTCACGCCATGGACACGGCCGTCAAGAAGCTGCCGCAACGCAAGTCGCACAGCATCTTCACGCCGATCGAGGAGAACCGGTCGATATTGTCCCAGCACCTCGCCTCGTTCGCGTcggagccgccgtcggcgaggggtGATCCCACCTCGGCCCGGTCCCTCTCAGTTGACAGCCCCGTCCCTCGACccgggccggcgccgtcgccgaagctGAAGCGGTCGAGCACCCAGGGCAGCCTGGACAAGCCGCGGAACGCGTCCATGTCCTCGGGTCCTGACGGCGGCTTCACGCCCCCGTCTCGGCCCGGCAGCGTCAAGGTCGGCGGCTCCCTGGCCGGCTCACGGTCGAGGGGACCCCGTCTCACCGTCCAGATACCTGACGAGGCTTCCGAGCCCGGCAGCGGCACGGGAGAGTCAAACTCGCCTCACAACACGACCAGCacgccgacgctcgcgcCCCAGCGGCACAACTCGCACTCGTCGGTCGTGCTCCCGcccccgtcaccgtcggcgacggccttgctGTCAGCCGGAGCCTCGGGACCGCCGAACCCCTTtgcccggccgccgccccaTCAGACGGTCAACGGGGACACGCCGGTGTCTGCGCTGCCGTCCCGGTTCCTCAACAACGAGCTCCTGCCCAGCCCCAGCAGCTTCTACCCCGACTGGAACTTTCGCGGGAGCGACAGCAACACCCTCCCGAGCCCTCTGAACTTTGCcacgcccgtcgtcgggtcCGGGCCGAGCTTCCTGCGCGACGACCACGGCGGCGCGTCCGCCAATCCGACCTCGGCCGGAGGGGTGactggcggcggcagcaaccAGGCCAGCGCGTATCCGTCGGCGTCTCTGAAGCGGAAGTCGCCCGACTACGGCCCCGGCAGCCAGACTGACGGCCACGCGGCCCCAGACGAACCTAAGAGGGTCAAGGTCGAGCTCTGAGCCTTCCACGCTCACTTTTGTGCATATACCCCGTCACGGTCCCGATCGATGCGACAGCGATACCCTTTTGATCGATGGCCGCAGAGGTCTACTTGTTTTTACAGCAACGTTTATATTGCCATCATCGTTCTAGGTGAAGCATCCGTTGTCTCTGTTCCGTCTATCTCTTGCCTGATCTTGTTTGGGAAGTATCCTTGCGCCGCCCGCGGTCGCAAGGATGCAAGTCGTGGTCTTGTTCATCTTCATCTGGTTCACTACCGCATTCGCGTTtatgttttttttttccctGCCTCGTCCGAGATGCTGCTCGCTGTGGCACGAGTGGCAGCGCCGGCATTGCGAATATAGAGATACTTGGGCCGGTCGTTGCCTAGTAGGGCGTTCAT includes these proteins:
- a CDS encoding hypothetical protein (related to transcription initiation factor IID 250K chain splice form 2); this encodes MAPEPGQDSPQDEEGWRLQDAADEREIAKLLGKSQQDGTESFTIDDTPFDQTGKADDAEDFEDISDDDLPDEEEPAANSLELPGLTEDGTSNEQDDLFGDGPSSPADPILGPPSPGPRVRDDDATDHSHAADNDNQSPPGMNFDPDPHVYGSANQDPDIPAAAETAEDILKAAWPAYKKGHVLVWSELLPPKKAVWKEKKPPRKPKHLVTSKQSLECAADQEKNFRIPGPAQGSKATAADGLNSLVRCTSDKTSHNDDLVQFELERDSDMDLVGGFTLRDIELACEDWNTRIDDIEDEFRQRQAAERELSSRKRQLDTEQDDEWDAEFLLDTAEDLQPRPKKPRALTSGLPPIPRYAAPSFDNFEEATRRGSKRVYLDMSDPYLLLETDMPQAVQRARNDANPKRPASGKAGRGRDLSQRFNHSNDDAYELLKENHQSKVRATLGNISVEHSMPAIKLTWPYYKVKLTGTTDEYHRPRFRYKKFAGHAIKFDKPLHHKRKQMKGKAHEVFVKSKDLTLGDNSTAVLFEYCEPRPRVLNNFGMGSKLINYYRRKENSEEEQLPKQDLGEYRMLLPEDRSPFSLFGTVAPGETVPTLHNEMYRAPVFKHSPRASDFLVVRNTTGIEGSRWYLHKIDHLHVVGQSFPSVEVPGPHSRKVTNASKNRMKMLAFRMIRHSKTDNCQLSDMTKHIADSTDTQNRQKLKEFLQYDRDSGEKGMWRLRPTEVLPDENAIRAMIKPEEVSLLDAMQLGIKELEDAGYDPRNATIEDDQAATENVDGADEEDVEDDGSKITKAAKKAQEKQEETLADKMAPWKTTKAFIDACAQKAMLQLHGEGDPTGHGLGFSFIRTSMKGGYIEAVQGPLATSADAMEREKRANGGHAYNVKKQQAMYEDGIKEIWEKQKSTLSDKQEHDDKDVAATEDEDDRFNHVPATPAHFDEGVSQVSGLTTSTSRHQKRTIRILREVRMPDGTTQSRIEVVHDPVVISQYMKRRTEADLELREYVEKSLRCPTSRRPAPRIWSRLPPSTRTLHKWACLARTYLGPAVEPGWTAPGSVADVVGLELRAPAYVYLSTASTAPGLRAMPTMTVLQTLGTTPPSQIRPCLRVAADETAAAESRRSSSDSRRTRLDGKPESSRRSFTTKQTWATRDPPAAWEPIRFPPGRRGSAPTADRLDTSRRTRSITPPEPPPSRVPFDWWCVPGPEEERGRRRRGSRKNVSRLDKLLGKAEAQRLVEAKKRMARELATEKAAAKAQARRERPERERRRGGQGVERTRQGEAEEGRECAAREAEEARGAGAESTGTMASASLG
- a CDS encoding srf-type transcription factor translates to MQTLIARHQAVRPPNRPPLPSSTLANPQQHGGTNEHKGPSDFNGGNDEEDDDEADVTPPRAVDAPAEAQMMPPQFHGQQQPFSQILRHHTPSASPPVGNGGPFQGHPGHPGHPGHHGHRASLPQQSLIPRPDSRNDSRRMPPNVAPQPIAQAAHVGAGPASAAPSAPFRRPHLAASAPSRTRPPTARCPTAASHGAQDRRAGAAAPASRHGHGRQEAAATQVAQHLHADRGEPVDIVPAPRLVRLKRSSTQGSLDKPRNASMSSGPDGGFTPPSRPGSVKVGGSLAGSRSRGPRLTVQIPDEASEPGSGTGESNSPHNTTSTPTLAPQRHNSHSSVVLPPPSPSATALLSAGASGPPNPFARPPPHQTVNGDTPVSALPSRFLNNELLPSPSSFYPDWNFRGSDSNTLPSPLNFATPVVGSGPSFLRDDHGGASANPTSAGGVTGGGSNQASAYPSASLKRKSPDYGPGSQTDGHAAPDEPKRVKVEL